From a single Bacillus gobiensis genomic region:
- a CDS encoding TIGR00282 family metallophosphoesterase: MIILFVGDVVGSPGRQMVKEYLPKLKKKYSPHFTIINGENAAHGKGITEGIYRSFIEGGADVITMGNHTWNKKEIFDFIDDAKQLIRPANFPTGNPGKGIAYVKSAGKELAVINLQGRTFLPPIDCPFQKADELIGEAKKRTPYIFVDFHAEATSEKLAMGWYLDGRAQAVVGTHTHVQTADNRVLPEGTAFITDVGMTGPYNGILGVERETIIKRFKTGLPGRFEVAEGPTSLSAVVIQINDQTKKAVKIERILINDDHMFFE, translated from the coding sequence ATGATTATTTTATTCGTCGGTGACGTCGTAGGATCACCCGGCCGCCAAATGGTTAAGGAATATTTGCCGAAGCTGAAAAAGAAGTATTCGCCGCATTTTACGATAATAAACGGCGAAAATGCAGCTCACGGGAAAGGGATTACAGAAGGCATTTATCGCAGCTTTATCGAAGGCGGAGCCGATGTAATCACAATGGGAAACCATACGTGGAACAAAAAAGAAATCTTTGATTTTATTGATGATGCCAAGCAGCTGATTCGTCCTGCTAACTTTCCAACAGGAAATCCAGGGAAAGGTATCGCCTATGTTAAATCAGCCGGGAAAGAGCTGGCGGTAATAAATCTTCAAGGAAGGACATTTTTGCCTCCGATCGACTGCCCGTTTCAAAAAGCGGATGAGCTCATTGGAGAAGCGAAAAAAAGAACACCTTATATATTTGTCGATTTTCATGCCGAAGCGACGAGTGAAAAGCTTGCGATGGGCTGGTATCTAGATGGACGTGCCCAAGCCGTTGTTGGGACTCATACCCACGTGCAGACCGCGGACAATCGGGTGCTTCCTGAAGGCACTGCTTTTATCACTGATGTCGGCATGACAGGTCCCTACAACGGGATATTAGGAGTGGAACGAGAAACCATAATCAAACGGTTCAAAACAGGTCTGCCCGGACGTTTTGAAGTGGCTGAAGGCCCAACAAGCTTAAGTGCTGTCGTTATTCAAATCAATGATCAGACAAAGAAGGCGGTCAAGATTGAGAGAATTTTAATCAATGACGACCATATGTTTTTTGAGTAA
- the spoVS gene encoding stage V sporulation protein SpoVS: MEILKVSAKSSPNSVAGALAGVLRERGAAEIQAIGAGALNQAVKAVAIARGFVAPSGVDLICIPAFTDIQIDGEERTAIKLIVEPR; the protein is encoded by the coding sequence ATGGAAATATTAAAGGTTTCAGCAAAATCAAGTCCAAATTCAGTTGCCGGAGCACTAGCAGGAGTATTAAGAGAACGGGGAGCAGCAGAAATCCAAGCCATCGGTGCAGGCGCACTTAATCAGGCGGTAAAAGCTGTCGCGATTGCAAGAGGGTTTGTCGCACCAAGCGGCGTGGATCTGATCTGTATCCCAGCGTTTACGGACATTCAAATTGACGGAGAAGAAAGAACTGCGATTAAATTAATTGTAGAGCCGCGCTAA
- the miaB gene encoding tRNA (N6-isopentenyl adenosine(37)-C2)-methylthiotransferase MiaB: MNEKQRKESGQVHPSDKKSEKDYSKYFEAVYVPPSLKEAKKRGKESIQYQSDFNISEKYKGMGNGRKFYIRTYGCQMNEHDTEVMAGIFTALGYEPTDTTEDANVILLNTCAIRENAENKVYGELGHLKALKNNRPDLILGVCGCMSQEEAVVNRILKKHPFVDLIFGTHNIHRLPELMSEAYLSKEMVIEVWSKEGDIIENLPKVRHGKIKAWVNIMYGCDKFCTYCIVPYTRGKERSRRPEEIIQEVRRLASEGYKEITLLGQNVNAYGKDFEDITYGLGNLMDELHKIDIPRIRFTTSHPRDFDDRLIEVLAKGGNLLDHIHLPVQSGSSDVLKLMARKYDRKRYMELVGKIKEAMPNASLTTDIIVGFPNETDEQFEETMSLYKEVEFDSAYTFIYSPREGTPAAKMSDNVPMEVKKERLQRLNQLVNEISAKKMKEYEGQTVEVLVEGESKNNPDILAGYTKKNKLVNFKAPKSAIGKLVQVKIHQAKTWSLDGEMVGETIEVK; encoded by the coding sequence ATGAATGAAAAACAACGTAAAGAAAGCGGACAAGTACATCCTTCGGACAAAAAATCCGAAAAGGATTATAGCAAATACTTTGAAGCTGTCTATGTTCCTCCTTCCTTAAAAGAGGCGAAAAAAAGAGGAAAAGAATCGATACAATATCAAAGTGATTTTAATATATCAGAGAAGTATAAAGGAATGGGAAATGGACGGAAGTTTTACATCCGTACGTATGGCTGCCAAATGAACGAGCATGACACAGAAGTCATGGCCGGAATTTTCACAGCCTTGGGCTATGAGCCGACGGATACAACTGAAGACGCCAATGTCATTCTATTAAATACGTGCGCCATTCGGGAAAATGCCGAAAACAAAGTTTATGGCGAGCTTGGCCACTTAAAAGCTCTAAAAAACAATCGTCCGGATTTAATTCTTGGCGTGTGCGGATGTATGTCCCAGGAAGAGGCGGTCGTCAATCGAATTTTAAAAAAACATCCGTTTGTAGACTTAATTTTCGGTACGCATAATATTCACAGATTGCCAGAGCTTATGTCTGAAGCTTATCTTTCAAAGGAAATGGTCATAGAAGTATGGTCAAAAGAGGGGGATATCATTGAGAATCTTCCGAAAGTAAGACACGGAAAAATCAAAGCCTGGGTAAATATTATGTATGGCTGCGACAAGTTCTGCACGTACTGCATTGTTCCTTATACACGCGGAAAAGAACGAAGCCGCCGTCCTGAAGAAATTATTCAAGAGGTCAGAAGGCTTGCAAGTGAAGGTTATAAAGAAATCACGCTGCTTGGCCAAAATGTCAACGCGTACGGCAAGGATTTTGAGGATATCACTTACGGACTCGGCAATTTAATGGATGAACTTCATAAGATCGACATTCCGAGAATCCGGTTCACTACGAGCCATCCAAGAGACTTTGACGACCGTTTAATCGAAGTTCTGGCAAAAGGTGGAAACCTCCTTGACCATATCCATTTGCCTGTACAATCTGGAAGCTCTGATGTTTTAAAACTGATGGCAAGAAAATATGACCGTAAACGATACATGGAGCTGGTCGGAAAAATTAAAGAAGCCATGCCAAACGCCTCATTGACGACAGATATTATTGTCGGCTTCCCGAACGAAACGGATGAGCAGTTTGAAGAAACCATGTCCCTTTATAAAGAAGTGGAATTCGACAGTGCGTATACCTTCATTTATTCACCACGCGAAGGGACGCCTGCAGCAAAAATGTCCGATAATGTTCCGATGGAAGTTAAGAAAGAACGCCTTCAGCGATTAAATCAGCTGGTCAATGAAATTTCCGCGAAAAAAATGAAGGAATATGAAGGCCAGACTGTCGAAGTATTAGTAGAGGGAGAAAGCAAAAATAACCCGGATATACTTGCCGGCTATACGAAAAAAAATAAACTAGTCAACTTCAAAGCTCCTAAATCAGCCATAGGCAAACTGGTTCAAGTAAAAATCCACCAAGCGAAAACATGGTCGCTAGACGGTGAGATGGTGGGAGAAACGATCGAGGTGAAGTGA
- a CDS encoding RicAFT regulatory complex protein RicA family protein, producing MTLYSKKDIVQKARDLAKMIAETDEVSFFKRAESQINENAKISQIINQIKALQKQAVNFKHYGKSEALQQVEAKIDALQEELDSIPIIQEFKDSQMEVNDLLQLVANTISNQVTNDIITSTGGDLLKGETGSKIKNSQESCPL from the coding sequence TTGACTCTTTATTCGAAAAAGGATATTGTTCAAAAAGCCCGGGATCTTGCCAAAATGATCGCTGAGACAGATGAGGTATCCTTCTTTAAACGTGCTGAATCACAAATTAATGAAAATGCGAAAATATCGCAAATCATTAATCAGATTAAGGCGCTGCAAAAACAAGCCGTGAATTTTAAGCATTATGGGAAATCTGAGGCTTTACAACAGGTGGAAGCAAAAATAGACGCTCTTCAGGAAGAGCTTGATTCTATCCCAATCATTCAAGAATTTAAAGATTCGCAGATGGAAGTAAACGACTTGCTTCAGCTGGTAGCGAATACCATTTCGAACCAAGTGACAAACGATATTATCACCTCAACAGGAGGCGACCTTCTGAAAGGCGAAACCGGCTCAAAAATAAAAAATTCTCAAGAAAGCTGCCCTCTTTAA
- the cotE gene encoding outer spore coat protein CotE, with translation MAEYREIITKAIVAKGRKFTQSTHTVSPTQKPTSILGGWIINHKYDAEKVGKTVEIEGFYDINVWYSYADNTKTEVVTERVKYVDVIKLRYRDKNYLDDEHEVMAKVLQQPNCLEVTISPNGNKIVVQAEREFLSEVVGETKIVVELDPEWTVDTEAEWDDDDLDSELEDINPEFLAGDPEE, from the coding sequence ATGGCTGAATACAGAGAAATTATCACAAAAGCTATAGTCGCGAAAGGGCGAAAATTTACCCAAAGCACTCATACTGTATCTCCTACACAAAAACCTACCAGCATTCTCGGCGGTTGGATTATCAATCATAAATATGACGCTGAAAAAGTAGGGAAAACAGTTGAAATTGAAGGATTCTATGATATTAACGTATGGTATTCGTATGCTGATAATACGAAGACTGAGGTTGTTACTGAAAGGGTAAAATATGTGGATGTGATTAAGCTCCGCTATCGAGACAAAAACTACCTAGATGACGAACACGAGGTCATGGCAAAGGTTCTTCAACAGCCGAATTGTTTGGAGGTTACCATTTCTCCAAACGGCAATAAAATCGTTGTGCAAGCAGAAAGAGAGTTCTTGTCTGAAGTTGTGGGAGAGACAAAAATCGTTGTAGAATTAGATCCGGAATGGACTGTAGACACTGAAGCAGAGTGGGATGATGATGACTTAGACAGCGAGCTCGAAGACATCAATCCGGAGTTTTTAGCCGGTGATCCTGAGGAATAA
- the mutS gene encoding DNA mismatch repair protein MutS produces MTGYTPMIQQYLAIKADNKDAFLFFRLGDFYEMFFDDAIKASQVLEITLTSRDGGASERIPMCGVPYHSAESYIEQLIQKGYKVAICEQTENPKEAKGVVRREVVQVITPGTLMDGKIIEENENNFIASISKCKEGYGLALSDLSTGENLVAEVKRLEDVISEIYSFRAKEIVVSNEINEQELKHIKEKLELTVSYQEEMEEVIPAIAKHVEDENLLNSFMRLYSYLCRTQKRNLDHLQKVNIYELEEAMKIDLYSKRNLELTETIRSKSKKGSLLWLLDETKTAMGGRLLKQWVERPLIRVNQIEERQDMVEAFITHLFEREDLRELLKEVYDLERLAGRVAYGNANARDLIQLKFSLQKVPEIKHLIASIDHPQAKHRAEQLDICKECFELLEESLNEDPPLSLKEGNLIKDGFDNKLDEYRYVSKNGKDWIAQLERQERELTGIRSLKVGFNRVFGYYIEVTKANISLLEEGRYERKQTLANAERYITPELKEKEALILEAESNISELEYELFTSIREQVKIYIPRLQHLAKQISELDALQCFATISETRRYTKPSFSENHVQITEGRHPVVEKVMDSQSYVPNDCMMDAEREILLITGPNMSGKSTFMRQMALISILAQIGCFVPAKKAILPIFDQIFTRIGAADDLISGQSTFMVEMLEAKNAIVNATKNSLILFDEIGRGTSTYDGMALAQAIIEYVHDHIGAKTLFSTHYHELTVLENELHQLKNVHVRAEEHEGKVVFLHQVKEGAADKSYGIHVAQLAELPDNLIHRANAILEKLEKKEPESHRPSNQNEQVNENAQLSFFGEHAPQEKVNKASAKDQKVLSRIKELNLLDMTPLQVMNEVYALQKKLR; encoded by the coding sequence ATGACAGGCTACACCCCGATGATTCAGCAATATTTAGCGATCAAGGCAGATAACAAAGATGCCTTTTTATTTTTCCGTTTAGGGGATTTTTATGAAATGTTTTTTGATGATGCAATAAAAGCATCCCAAGTATTAGAGATAACTCTGACATCAAGAGATGGAGGGGCAAGTGAGCGCATTCCCATGTGCGGAGTTCCCTACCACTCAGCAGAATCCTATATTGAACAACTTATCCAAAAGGGCTATAAAGTGGCCATTTGTGAACAAACTGAAAACCCAAAGGAAGCAAAAGGGGTGGTCAGAAGAGAAGTAGTTCAAGTCATTACTCCGGGCACATTAATGGACGGAAAAATCATTGAGGAGAATGAGAACAACTTTATCGCTTCCATCTCGAAATGCAAAGAAGGATACGGATTAGCGCTATCTGACTTATCGACTGGAGAAAATCTTGTGGCGGAAGTAAAGAGGCTTGAAGACGTAATTTCTGAAATCTATTCCTTTCGGGCGAAAGAAATCGTCGTCAGCAATGAGATAAATGAACAAGAGCTTAAACATATAAAGGAAAAATTAGAGCTGACCGTTTCCTATCAGGAGGAAATGGAAGAGGTGATTCCAGCCATTGCTAAGCATGTAGAGGATGAGAACCTCTTAAATAGTTTTATGAGACTGTATTCCTATCTTTGCCGTACGCAAAAACGGAACCTGGACCATTTGCAAAAGGTAAACATTTATGAGCTTGAAGAAGCTATGAAAATAGATCTCTATTCAAAAAGAAATCTCGAATTGACAGAAACGATCCGTTCGAAAAGCAAAAAAGGGTCATTGCTGTGGCTTCTAGACGAAACGAAAACAGCAATGGGCGGAAGGCTGTTAAAGCAATGGGTGGAAAGGCCGCTCATCAGAGTTAATCAAATCGAAGAACGCCAGGATATGGTAGAGGCCTTTATCACTCATTTATTCGAAAGAGAGGATTTAAGAGAGCTTTTAAAAGAGGTTTATGATTTGGAGCGTCTTGCTGGAAGAGTCGCTTATGGAAATGCCAATGCACGAGATTTAATTCAGCTGAAGTTTTCCTTGCAAAAGGTTCCTGAGATCAAGCATTTAATTGCCTCGATTGATCACCCGCAGGCCAAGCACAGGGCGGAACAATTGGATATATGTAAGGAGTGCTTTGAGCTTTTGGAGGAATCGCTGAACGAAGATCCGCCGCTTTCGTTAAAGGAAGGAAATCTCATTAAGGATGGTTTTGACAACAAGCTCGATGAATACAGATACGTCAGTAAAAACGGCAAGGATTGGATTGCCCAGTTGGAGCGACAGGAACGGGAGCTGACTGGAATCCGCTCTTTAAAAGTCGGATTTAATCGAGTGTTCGGCTATTACATTGAAGTGACCAAAGCGAATATTTCACTGTTGGAAGAAGGCAGGTACGAGAGGAAACAAACACTTGCAAACGCGGAACGATATATTACTCCGGAGCTGAAGGAAAAAGAGGCGCTGATACTTGAAGCTGAAAGCAATATTTCAGAATTGGAATACGAGTTATTTACCTCAATCAGGGAACAGGTAAAAATCTACATTCCCCGCCTTCAGCATCTGGCAAAGCAAATTAGCGAGCTAGACGCACTTCAATGCTTTGCGACGATAAGTGAAACGCGACGATATACAAAGCCTTCTTTTTCGGAAAATCACGTGCAAATCACTGAAGGGAGGCATCCGGTGGTCGAGAAGGTCATGGACAGCCAGTCATACGTACCGAACGATTGCATGATGGATGCCGAGAGGGAAATCTTATTAATTACAGGGCCCAACATGTCGGGGAAAAGCACGTTTATGCGGCAAATGGCGCTGATTTCGATCCTTGCGCAAATTGGCTGCTTTGTGCCGGCAAAAAAAGCGATTTTGCCTATTTTTGATCAAATTTTCACGAGGATCGGGGCGGCTGATGATTTAATTTCGGGGCAAAGTACGTTTATGGTGGAAATGCTGGAAGCAAAGAATGCGATCGTTAACGCAACGAAAAACAGCTTAATTCTGTTTGATGAAATCGGCCGTGGGACAAGCACCTATGACGGCATGGCACTAGCACAGGCAATCATTGAATATGTCCATGACCATATCGGCGCGAAAACACTCTTTTCCACCCATTATCACGAGCTGACAGTTCTTGAAAACGAGCTTCATCAGCTGAAAAATGTTCACGTAAGAGCAGAGGAGCACGAAGGAAAGGTCGTCTTTTTGCATCAGGTGAAGGAGGGGGCAGCCGATAAAAGCTACGGCATTCACGTGGCCCAGCTGGCTGAACTTCCAGATAATCTCATTCACCGGGCGAATGCCATCCTGGAAAAGCTAGAAAAAAAGGAGCCTGAAAGCCATAGGCCATCCAATCAAAACGAGCAGGTCAATGAAAATGCGCAGCTGTCATTTTTTGGAGAACATGCACCGCAAGAAAAAGTAAATAAAGCATCGGCAAAAGATCAAAAGGTACTTTCACGAATCAAAGAGCTTAACCTTCTTGATATGACGCCGCTGCAAGTGATGAATGAAGTCTATGCCCTTCAGAAAAAGCTTCGTTAA
- the mutL gene encoding DNA mismatch repair endonuclease MutL, which produces MQKVIKLSAELSNKIAAGEVVERPASVVKELVENSIDANSTVIEVDIEEAGLSSIQVRDNGEGMSEIDAKTAFSRHATSKIKDENDLFRVRTLGFRGEALPSIASVSHLELVTSTGQEAGSHLTFQGGKLIAEGKASGRQGSEITVTQLFFNTPARLKYMKTIHTELGNITDLLNRLALAHPDVSFRLRHNGKEILKTSGNGDVRHVLASIYGTAIAKKMIPIHVQSLDFNVKGYLSLPEVTRASRSYISTVINGRYIRNFSLSKAIEEGYHTLLPIGRHPIVYLEITMDPILVDVNVHPSKLEVRISKESELHTLISDGVKNQFQRKQLIPSVAPPKRTSAAGKNEQQTLSLDSQSEKLMERKVEKPPVYESHFKTEDLITESRDEESSYQESVHEEAQEEEMPSTSIEQEEEPIEKVIPEERVPVMYPIGQMHGTYILAQNENGLYIIDQHAAQERIKYEYFREKVGQVEHELQELLVPLTLHYSSHEAVIIDEYKHELERVGVFLESFGSNSYIVRSHPSWFPNGEESMIIEDIIQQVLEEKKADIKKLREEAAIMMSCKGSIKANHYLKQEDMKALLDELRTTSEPFTCPHGRPIIIHFTSYEMEKMFKRVM; this is translated from the coding sequence ATGCAAAAGGTGATTAAGCTTTCTGCTGAGTTATCAAACAAAATTGCGGCTGGAGAAGTCGTTGAACGGCCGGCATCGGTCGTTAAGGAGCTGGTGGAAAACTCAATTGATGCAAATAGCACCGTCATTGAGGTAGATATTGAAGAAGCGGGATTATCCTCCATTCAAGTGAGAGATAATGGCGAGGGGATGTCGGAAATAGATGCCAAGACCGCATTTTCCAGACACGCAACCAGCAAAATCAAAGACGAAAATGATTTGTTCCGAGTGAGAACGTTAGGTTTTCGCGGAGAGGCGCTTCCCAGCATCGCCTCCGTTTCCCATTTGGAGCTAGTGACAAGCACGGGCCAAGAGGCAGGCTCGCATTTAACTTTTCAAGGCGGAAAGCTGATAGCTGAAGGCAAGGCTTCTGGAAGGCAGGGGTCGGAAATTACGGTCACACAGCTTTTCTTTAACACGCCGGCACGGCTTAAATATATGAAGACCATTCATACGGAGCTAGGAAACATTACTGACCTGTTGAATCGGCTGGCACTTGCCCATCCGGACGTATCATTCCGCTTGCGGCATAACGGCAAAGAAATACTGAAAACGAGCGGAAATGGCGACGTCAGGCATGTTCTTGCGTCAATTTACGGTACGGCGATTGCCAAAAAGATGATTCCTATTCACGTTCAATCCCTTGATTTTAATGTAAAAGGCTATCTTTCGCTTCCCGAAGTGACCAGGGCTTCAAGAAGCTATATATCTACCGTCATCAACGGCCGGTATATTCGCAATTTCTCGCTTTCAAAAGCAATCGAAGAGGGATACCACACGCTTTTGCCGATCGGGCGGCATCCGATTGTGTATTTAGAAATTACAATGGATCCGATACTAGTTGATGTCAACGTGCATCCTTCAAAGCTGGAAGTCCGAATCAGTAAAGAATCGGAATTGCATACATTGATTTCAGATGGAGTGAAGAACCAATTCCAAAGAAAGCAGCTGATTCCTAGTGTGGCTCCGCCAAAACGGACTTCAGCTGCAGGAAAAAATGAGCAGCAAACTTTGTCTCTGGACTCACAATCTGAAAAGCTTATGGAACGAAAGGTTGAAAAACCTCCTGTTTATGAGTCTCATTTTAAAACAGAAGACCTGATTACAGAGAGTAGAGATGAAGAATCCAGCTACCAGGAATCCGTTCATGAGGAAGCGCAGGAAGAGGAGATGCCTTCAACCTCGATCGAGCAGGAAGAAGAACCCATCGAAAAAGTGATTCCTGAAGAAAGAGTACCCGTGATGTATCCAATCGGACAAATGCACGGAACGTATATTCTAGCGCAAAACGAAAATGGCTTGTATATTATTGACCAGCATGCTGCCCAAGAGCGGATAAAGTATGAATACTTTCGTGAAAAAGTAGGGCAGGTCGAGCACGAGCTCCAGGAATTGCTCGTGCCGCTTACTCTTCACTATTCAAGTCATGAAGCTGTCATTATTGATGAATATAAGCATGAGCTTGAACGGGTTGGCGTCTTCTTGGAATCGTTCGGATCTAACAGCTACATCGTTCGCTCACATCCATCATGGTTTCCAAATGGCGAGGAAAGCATGATCATCGAAGACATCATCCAGCAAGTATTGGAGGAGAAAAAAGCCGATATCAAAAAGCTGAGAGAAGAAGCCGCCATCATGATGAGCTGTAAGGGCTCCATCAAAGCGAATCACTATTTAAAGCAGGAGGACATGAAGGCCCTTTTGGACGAGCTTCGAACAACGTCCGAACCATTTACGTGCCCGCATGGACGGCCTATCATTATCCACTTTACTTCTTATGAGATGGAAAAGATGTTTAAGCGTGTAATGTAA
- a CDS encoding MDR family MFS transporter, which produces MEQKINSRAILITFMIGAFFAILNETLLNIALTELMAVFNIDAPTVQWLATGFMLVMGVLMPISAILIQWFTTRQMFIGVMTVFLIGTVIAACAVNFPMLLTGRMIQAVGTGLLIPIIMNALLLLYRPEVRGKIMGTFGLVIMFAPAIGPTLSGVIVDLLGWRWLFITVIPFAVFSILFAMKYLKNVGEVTRPSVDVLSIILSSIGIGGIIYGFSSVGEDPEGFRSLTIISVLLVSFISLLLFVIRQLKLDEPLLDVRVFKYKNYSKGIALFIIVIMAMFASEIVMPMYLQGPLGYSAKLAGLVLLPGALLNGLMSPLMGTLFDKYGPRKLMIPGSIVLVGVMLFFSNINPSIQVWSFIIAYILLMLSISAMMMPAQTNALNELPKKLYPHGTAIANTLQPVAGALGVSIFVSIMTQSRKSFLEGQSAPVSEQIQNEAMTQGVHHAYWFALALCVTALIISLFVKKAFAPDYDQESEN; this is translated from the coding sequence ATGGAACAAAAGATTAATTCAAGAGCGATTCTTATTACATTTATGATTGGCGCATTTTTTGCAATATTAAATGAAACCTTGCTGAATATTGCATTAACTGAGCTCATGGCAGTATTTAATATCGATGCGCCTACTGTTCAATGGCTGGCAACTGGATTTATGCTCGTTATGGGAGTTTTAATGCCGATCTCTGCAATATTAATTCAATGGTTTACTACGAGGCAAATGTTTATCGGAGTTATGACAGTTTTTTTGATTGGGACAGTTATTGCTGCTTGTGCTGTCAATTTTCCGATGTTGTTAACTGGGCGGATGATTCAAGCAGTTGGTACCGGATTGTTAATACCGATTATTATGAATGCTTTGCTTTTACTTTATCGCCCTGAAGTTCGCGGGAAAATCATGGGAACATTTGGGTTAGTTATTATGTTTGCTCCGGCGATCGGCCCGACCCTGTCCGGTGTGATCGTTGACTTATTAGGCTGGCGCTGGTTATTTATCACCGTCATTCCTTTTGCTGTATTCTCCATCTTATTTGCCATGAAATATTTGAAAAACGTTGGAGAGGTTACTCGCCCTAGTGTAGATGTTTTATCGATTATTTTATCTTCCATCGGGATTGGGGGAATCATCTACGGATTCAGCAGCGTTGGAGAGGATCCGGAAGGTTTTCGATCACTAACGATCATTTCAGTTCTGTTAGTCAGCTTCATCAGTTTATTGCTTTTCGTCATACGGCAATTGAAGTTAGATGAGCCATTATTAGATGTCCGGGTATTTAAATATAAAAACTATTCAAAAGGTATTGCTCTTTTTATCATCGTCATCATGGCAATGTTTGCATCTGAAATTGTGATGCCGATGTATCTGCAGGGGCCGCTCGGATATTCTGCTAAGCTCGCAGGTCTTGTGCTGCTGCCGGGAGCGTTATTAAACGGCTTAATGTCACCATTAATGGGTACTTTATTCGATAAATATGGACCAAGGAAGCTAATGATACCTGGTTCTATTGTTTTGGTCGGGGTCATGCTGTTTTTTAGCAACATTAATCCTTCGATCCAGGTTTGGTCGTTTATCATTGCATACATCTTATTAATGCTGTCGATTTCAGCGATGATGATGCCTGCCCAAACGAATGCATTAAATGAATTACCTAAGAAATTATATCCGCATGGGACGGCAATTGCGAATACATTACAACCCGTCGCAGGTGCACTTGGTGTTTCGATCTTTGTAAGCATTATGACCCAGAGCAGAAAAAGTTTCTTAGAAGGTCAATCAGCTCCGGTAAGCGAGCAGATTCAAAATGAAGCGATGACACAAGGGGTGCACCATGCTTATTGGTTTGCATTAGCCTTATGTGTGACAGCTTTAATCATTTCACTATTTGTTAAAAAGGCGTTTGCACCAGATTATGATCAAGAGAGTGAAAACTAA
- a CDS encoding GntR family transcriptional regulator, producing MIPNTDDTKPIYIQISEWLETEILNGNFSSDQKVYSQYQLAEMFTINPATAAKGLNILADENILYKKRGLGMFVTADAKKLIVTKRKEQHLKRLVWEVVLEARRLQVCEDELLQMIQKARAESEEDGK from the coding sequence TTGATCCCTAATACAGATGATACAAAACCAATTTATATTCAAATTTCTGAATGGCTTGAAACAGAAATATTGAACGGCAATTTTTCCAGTGATCAAAAGGTTTATTCCCAGTACCAGCTGGCAGAGATGTTTACAATAAATCCGGCGACTGCAGCAAAAGGACTAAATATACTGGCTGATGAAAATATTTTATACAAGAAGAGAGGGCTCGGTATGTTTGTAACGGCTGATGCAAAGAAATTGATTGTGACGAAACGAAAAGAGCAGCATTTGAAGCGGCTTGTGTGGGAAGTCGTGTTGGAAGCCCGCAGATTGCAGGTATGTGAAGATGAACTGCTGCAAATGATTCAAAAAGCAAGAGCAGAAAGTGAGGAGGATGGAAAATGA